The Phosphitispora fastidiosa DNA segment CAAAAAAAAGAAGCTTAAGCTTCCTCCTGTTCAGAAATCTTTTTAACCTGTATTTTATCTTTCAGAAAATCCAATAAGCCTTTGTTTCTTTCTTCAATCAGTTTCTCTTCCACTCTTATTTTCTCTTCCCGCAGTTCCCGGACCTGTTCGGCCAGTTTCCTGCTATCTTCGCGGTAGGCATGCAGTTCCCGCATAATTGCAGAAAACATGAAAAACACAGTTGTCTTAAAATTGCTTTCAATACCAAGACCGCTGGTCAGGGTCCGTTCCATCTCCAGCTTCCGCTGGGCTC contains these protein-coding regions:
- a CDS encoding MerR family transcriptional regulator; amino-acid sequence: MKLTGEAERSLTLQQVATILQVETSTVRFWEKEFAQFLNIKNKKGQHKRFTEKNLEVFNQIKELLYTEQYTIKGAQRKLEMERTLTSGLGIESNFKTTVFFMFSAIMRELHAYREDSRKLAEQVRELREEKIRVEEKLIEERNKGLLDFLKDKIQVKKISEQEEA